CCATGGCTCTTGACTGGTGGCTCTCCTTTTGTTTCCTCAGGAAGAAGATTTAATTGATAACGGTTCTTGGAATCACGGTTTAGTTACCTCTTTATCTTTTGGTGTGGAGCAGCGGGTAATTCTAAGTATTCCTTTGCCGTTACATCTTGCGAAGGATAAATTTTGTTGGAAATATGAGAAAAAAGATATGTTTACAGTGAAGAGTGCCTACGGATTTAGTGTCCCCTCTCCTCCTCATCGATTGGGTAAATTCAAGTGTGTCTTCACCAAGCTTTGGAACCTACCAGCTCCACCTAAGGTTGTCCATACGATTTGGAGAAGCCTCATTGATGTTTTGCCAGTTATAACCCAGCTTCGGTCGAAGAGAGTTGATGTTTCCGCTTTGTGCCCTGTTTGTTGCCAGGCGGATGAAACTATTATGCATCTTTTCTTGCAATGACCACTAGCTCGTGAGGTATGGAACTTGTCAAAGCAGTTGGGTGGCAATTCCCGTTAATGGACAATCTGTTGCTTTGGTTTGAGAAGGTGTTCATGTCGGCAAATCTGAAAAAATCTGTGCATATAGCAATGATCCTTTGGGCAGTATGGACAACTAGAAACGACTTAATCTGGAAAAATAAACAGAGAAGTCAATATGCTATCTTAAATCTTGGTTTGAGGTTTCTTGATAGTTGGAGAAATGCACAGAGTCCTCAAGAGGCACAAACAGCAGCTTGCCTGAATTCTCAGTCTTGGTGTCGCCCTGGTCCTAGTTTTCTAACGTTAAATTCAGA
This region of Manihot esculenta cultivar AM560-2 chromosome 10, M.esculenta_v8, whole genome shotgun sequence genomic DNA includes:
- the LOC110624166 gene encoding uncharacterized protein LOC110624166; this translates as MELVKAVGWQFPLMDNLLLWFEKVFMSANLKKSVHIAMILWAVWTTRNDLIWKNKQRSQYAILNLGLRFLDSWRNAQSPQEAQTAACLNSQSWCRPGPSFLTLNSDASLSGNGAYVGLSCVIHDHNGAFVTAQVKRIQCNLGAKMAEALAISEALIKFKNL